From the Oncorhynchus nerka isolate Pitt River linkage group LG28, Oner_Uvic_2.0, whole genome shotgun sequence genome, one window contains:
- the LOC115113745 gene encoding cytochrome P450 1A1, translated as MVLMILPIIGSVSVSEGLVAMVTLCLVYMIMKYMHTEIPEGLKRLPGPKPLPIIGNVLEVHNNPHLSLTAMSERYGSVFQIQIGMRPVVVLSGNETVRQALIKQGEDFAGRPDLYSFKFINDGKSLAFSTDKAGVWRARRKLAMSALRSFATLEGSTPEYSCALEEHVCKEGEYLVKQLTSVMDVSGSFDPFRHIVVSVANVICGMCFGRRYSHDDQELLGLVNMSDEFGQVVGSGNPADFIPILRYLPNRTMKKFMDINDRFNTFVQKIVSEHYDSYDKDNIRDITDSLIDHCEDRKLDENANVQVSDEKIVGIVNDLFGAGFDTISTALSWAVVYLVAYPEIQERLHQELKEKVGMIRTPRLSDKINLPLLEAFILEIFRHSSFLPFTIPHCTVKDTSLNGYFIPKDTCVFINQWQVNHDPELWKEPSLFNPDRFLSADGTELNKLEGEKVLVFGMGKRRCIGEAIGRNEVYLFLAILLQRLRFQEKPGHPLDMTPEYGLTMKHKRCQLKASLRPWGQEE; from the exons ATGGTTCTCATGATACTACCCATTATCGGCTCAGTCTCTGTGTCTGAGGGGCTGGTGGCCATGGTAACACTATGCCTGGTGTACATGATCATGAAGTACATGCACACAGAGATCCCAGAGGGACTGAAACGGCTCCCAGGACCAAAGCCCCTGCCCATCATCGGGAATGTGCTGGAGGTGCACAATAACCCTCACCTCAGCCTGACTGCCATGAGCGAGCGCTACGGCTCAGTCTTCCAGATCCAAATAGGGATGCGGCCTGTGGTTGTTCTGAGTGGCAATGAGACAGTCCGCCAGGCTCTTATCAAGCAAGGGGAAGACTTCGCCGGGAGGCCCGATCTATACAGCTTCAAATTCATCAACGACGGCAAGAGCTTGGCCTTTAGCACCGACAAGGCTGGGGTGTGGCGCGCCCGCCGCAAGCTAGCTATGAGCGCTCTCCGCTCTTTCGCCACCCTGGAGGGATCGACCCCAGAGTACTCCTGTGCCCTGGAGGAGCACGTCTGCAAGGAGGGAGAGTACCTGGTAAAACAGCTGACTTCCGTCATGGATGTCAGTGGCAGCTTTGACCCCTTCCGCCATATTGTTGTATCGGTGGCCAACGTCATCTGTGGAATGTGCTTCGGCCGGCGCTACAGCCATGATGACCAGGAGCTGTTGGGCTTGGTGAACATGAGTGATGAGTTTGGGCAGGTGGTGGGCAGCGGCAACCCTGCAGACTTCATTCCCATCCTTCGTTACCTACCAAACCGCACCATGAAGAAGTTTATGGATATCAATGACCGTTTCAACACCTTTGTGCAGAAGATTGTCAGTGAGCACTATGACAGCTATGACAAG GACAACATCCGTGACATCACTGACTCCCTCATTGACCACTGTGAGGACAGGAAACTAGATGAGAACGCCAACGTCCAGGTGTCTGATGAGAAGATTGTGGGCATTGTCAATGATCTGTTTGGGGCAG GTTTTGACACCATTAGCACAGCTCTGTCATGGGCTGTTGTGTACCTTGTGGCTTATCCAGAGATCCAGGAAAGACTGCATCAGGAACTGA AGGAAAAGGTGGGAATGATTCGCACTCCCCGTCTCTCAGACAAAATCAACTTACCTCTGCTGGAAGCCTTCATCCTGGAGATCTTCCGGCACTCTTCCTTCCTGCCGTTCACCATCCCACACTG CACAGTCAAGGATACATCGCTCAATGGCTACTTCATTCCCAAGGACACCTGTGTCTTCATCAACCAGTGGCAGGTCAACCATGACCC GGAGCTGTGGAAGGAGCCTTCTTTATTCAACCCTGACCGTTTCCTGAGTGCTGATGGCACAGAACTCAACAAGCTGGAGGGGGAGAAAGTGCTCGTATTTGGCATGGGCAAGCGCCGCTGCATCGGTGAGGCCATCGGACGCAACGAGGTCTACCTCTTCTTGGCTATCCTGCTCCAAAGGCTGCGCTTCCAGGAGAAACCTGGGCACCCGCTGGACATGACCCCAGAGTACGGCCTCACCATGAAGCACAAGCGCTGTCAGCTGAAGGCTAGCCTGCGGCCATGGGGGCAGGAGGAGTGA